A region of the Candidatus Moraniibacteriota bacterium genome:
ACTTGTTATCTGGATTTTTCATCCAGAAACCGAAGCGGGTCATTATTTGAAACTTTTTGCTGGTTGTTTAATAACAGCGATATTTTCAAATGGTTGGGGTTTTTGGCTGGAATATGGGCAGGCAACAATTTATGGCGCATGGTCAGTACTGAAAGTTGTCGTATTTGCCTACCTGGAAATAAAAGAAAAAGAAAGTAAAAGACAAATTGCGGCTAAAACAACAAAGACTGCAACTAAATGGGTAGCTTATTTTTTGTCAGATTGGGGTGTTGAAATTATTATAGTTTCAACAATAGGGGCACTAAAGTATTATAATTGCTCATGGAATACAATGTTTTTAGTTGCGTGGGCACTTGATGTTTTAGTGGCTTTAACTTTTATTTTTATTAGCCAAAATATTGTTGATGATTTCATTCTGATGGCAGCATATAGAAGATCTTTTGATGCTTTATATGAAATTAATAAACAAGCTGGAGGAATTTTTTTAGGCTACAGCTTAATAAAATTCAGCCTCTGGGATGGCTCGGAGGTTGCAACTATGTTCTTCAATCGCGAATTGAACACTACTATGAAAAAAGTATTAGCTGTAATGTTCTTTTCTGCAATTAGAATATTATTATTAGTCAAGATTTTTAATCTTGGCTATGATGTTTTAAAATGAGGGTTCTTGATAATCTTATCTCGAACCCTTTTTTATTTGGTTGCTAAATTAATATTATTTTTATATAATTATAAATATTGAATTAATTGAAACATTAAATCAAAAAGTAAAATTTTTTTAAATCAAATAAGCAAATGAAGAATAGAAAAGATTTTTTGAAAGAGACAATAAAACATATCGATATAAAGGAAATAGATACAACAAAAATTGTTGAAGCAATGAAAAGCATGTCTTTTTCTGCTAGAGACCTTGCTAGATCAGCTGAATTATATGACAAAATGCTTTATGATAAAGATTGTACGGTTATTTTAGCTTTATCTGGGAGCACTAGCGCAGCAGGTTGTATGCAAGTTTACGTTGATATGGTTAAAAATAATATGGTTGATGCAATAGTAGCTACCGGAGCAAGTGTTGTTGATATGGATTTTTTTGAGGCACTAGGATACAAACATTACAAAGGAGATGTAGATGTTGACAATGCTGAACTGGGAGAACTAGGTATTGATAGAATATATGATACATATACAGATGATAAAGAACTCGAAAAATGCGGTTTTGTTATAGCAGAGATAGCAGATAATTTAGAAAAAAGACCTTATTCTTCAAGGGAATTTATTTGGGAAATGGGTAGATTCTTAGAAAATAACCCAAATATAGCTAAGAAAAAAGACTCATTAATTCAGTGGGCCTTCAAGAAAAATATTCCTATATTTTGCCCAGCCTTCTCTGATTGTGCTGCCGGATTTGGATTAGTGAAACATCAGACAGAAAATTTAAAAAATCATCTTACTATAGATTCAGTGAGAGATTTTAGGGAATTAGCTAAACTTAAAATGAATACTAAAGAAACGGGAGTAGTTATTATAGGTGGAGGTACTCCTAAAAATTTCTTACAAGATGTTGTTGTTTGTACTGAATATTCAGGAAAGTTTATGCCAAGGCACAAGTATGCTATTCAAATTACCGTAGCTGATGTTAGAGATGGAGGATGTTCAAGTTCTACATTCAAAGAAGCTCGAACATGGGGAAAAGTCGAATTGGACAATGAACAAATGGTTTACGCCGAAGCAACATTAGCTTTTCCATTGATTGCTAGTTATGCTTATCATAAAGGCAATTGGAAAGGAAGAGAAGATAAAAAATTATCAAATTTATTTTTAAAGTCAGAAAATGAAAAAAAATAGAAGAACTTTTTCTTGGATTAGTCCAAAAGTAGAGACAAGAAAAACTGCAAATAAAGGAGATGGAATTTTTGCGAGAGAAGACATAAAAAAAGGAGAAATAATTGCTATTTCGGGTGGTTTTATTCTTACTTCAGAAGAATGTGAAAGGTTACCTATAAAATTACAGGACTATTTTTATCAAGTTGAAAAATTTTTTTATATTGGACCAAAAAACTTTGATCTATTAGAAGATAATTATAAATTTAATCATAGTTGTGAACCGAATGCTGGTAATAAAGGTCAGTTAACATTGGTTTCGATGAGAAAAATAAAAAAAGATGAAGAAATTACGTTCGATTATGCACAAGCGCATTATCACGTGAAAGGAACAAAGCCGTGGAAAATAAAATGTGAATGTGGAAAAAGTACTTGTAGGAAAATCGTGACAGAGGATGATTGGAAAATACCTAGGTTGCAGAATAAGTATAAAGGATATTTTGTTCCTTTCATTGAGGAAGAAATTAAAAAA
Encoded here:
- a CDS encoding deoxyhypusine synthase encodes the protein MKNRKDFLKETIKHIDIKEIDTTKIVEAMKSMSFSARDLARSAELYDKMLYDKDCTVILALSGSTSAAGCMQVYVDMVKNNMVDAIVATGASVVDMDFFEALGYKHYKGDVDVDNAELGELGIDRIYDTYTDDKELEKCGFVIAEIADNLEKRPYSSREFIWEMGRFLENNPNIAKKKDSLIQWAFKKNIPIFCPAFSDCAAGFGLVKHQTENLKNHLTIDSVRDFRELAKLKMNTKETGVVIIGGGTPKNFLQDVVVCTEYSGKFMPRHKYAIQITVADVRDGGCSSSTFKEARTWGKVELDNEQMVYAEATLAFPLIASYAYHKGNWKGREDKKLSNLFLKSENEKK
- a CDS encoding SET domain-containing protein; translated protein: MKKNRRTFSWISPKVETRKTANKGDGIFAREDIKKGEIIAISGGFILTSEECERLPIKLQDYFYQVEKFFYIGPKNFDLLEDNYKFNHSCEPNAGNKGQLTLVSMRKIKKDEEITFDYAQAHYHVKGTKPWKIKCECGKSTCRKIVTEDDWKIPRLQNKYKGYFVPFIEEEIKKINKKQK